CCCCAAGGCCCGACCAGACCTTGAGGATTGCACCCGCGTCTTCATCCTCACCCGTTCCCCAGCCTCGAGGGAACGACGGTCATCTCTTCGAGCAGGTCTTCTGGCTCATGGTTCCCCCTACTCCCCGTGCCTTCCCAGCATGCACATGAAACATATCTCGTGAATCGTATCTCGCGTCATAACACGAGCGCTTCACGAAACAACGCTTCACAGCCACGCAAGTGGCATCAACGGGTTTCGTCCCCATTCACAGCGGCGGGACCGCGAGGGCTTCGACCCTCTTCCCTTACTCGAAGGCTCCTTCACCGAAGCAGGATAGGAGAGGGCTAAAGAGGTTGTCAAGATCGAGCCGCTTGTGCCTCCATCCCACGATGTATCATGAGAAGAATCAGACGCTTGTGAGCGTTCATCCGGCTATGGTACTATCCCAACGTTCAACTGAATTTCACTTCAGCGAGAAGGAGTACGATCGTGGCGCTTATGTGTGAACTGTGCCTCAAGAAGCCGGTCTCTGGGAATAACGTCAGCCATGCGAACAATAAGACCCGGCGGGTGTTCAACCCCAACATTCAAACTGTGCGAGCTGTGGTCGGCAAGAGCCACAAGCGAATCCGCGTCTGCACGCGCTGCTTACGTTCAGGATTAGTCAAGAAAGCCGTCTAGTTCTTTCCTAACGGTTTAGGGTGCACTCCACAGAATCCGGCCTCCTCGCTCGACTAACTTGATGATTAATGGATCGTCAGGCGACAGGGTGAGGGTCCGGCTTCCGTCCTTACTCCGAAGCACAAGTCCTATCTCACCGTTTGCATCCAAGCCAAGACCGGCGCGTGCCTTGCCTTTCGCATCCAGCAATAGAAATTCCTCCGCATGGACTCCGTTGGGATTCTGCGCTTCAACCAACTGCGGGAAGAACACCTGAGTGCTAAGCATGCCTCCGACTATTCCGCCAAGAAATGCCGCAGAGCCAAGCGCAAGCATCTGTTTGAGCATCATCATTATCCTTTCGTAATATCCAGAAAAACAGGCAGAGGCACGCAGCCAAGAATGAGCAGCATGCCATATTCTCCGCGGTATGTGATCCCTTCATCTCGTAACCACCTTACTCAACCGATCTGGTTTGCCGGACAGTCGCTGTATATCTCCATCGACTCTTATTCGTCCTCACCCGGACTCTACCGTTACTAATCTTGAATTTCCGGCTAGGATGTACTCAATGGGCGTATCAGCGACCGATGGATCCGAGGGAATTTGTGAAAGGGTGGAAAGCCATCCAACCCCCATAGCGACGTCTGCCTTGGTCGCGGATGTCACTCCCGGATGGAGTTGAAGAAATGTGAGTATCGGTTCAAGCTCTGCTTGCGGTCCTTCTTTGGTTACCTTTCGTCTTAATTATCTATGATGGTTATGAAGTGGAGAACGGATCCCTACCAAGCAAGCGTCATTCTGATACTCGGATTTGTGAGCGATAACTTAGCGGGAGGGCTCGAGCTCAGCCGCATATTGCACACCGTCCTCCATGATTCCGATAAAGCGCATCATGCGTGAACCATTCGATACAAACAAAGAGCCGGTGGCAGTGCCTCGTTCGGTTGTCACGGTCAGCTTCCCATCGGCCAACGTGAAGTGCCCTTGCCCGCTGAACACTCCTATGGTCCGATAGCTGGAAAACTCATAGCGTCCGTCATTATCGATCGACAAGCGAATCCAGTCGTCCTTGCGCACTTTTGGAGCCCGCACCAGAAGACCTGCCCACTTGCCGGCAACCAAACCGAATGAATCGATAGGTTCTGGGCTCCACTGTTGCGCGGGCGCGTGACCAACCGATTGACACCCCGGGGCCGCCAGAGTCAATAGGGGCAAGCAGATCAGCAGCGCCACCATTCGAAGAGTTCGACTCATACTCACTGGATCCTCCCTGAGTTGTCTTTGTGTTATACCTTGAGCACCTGGTTGAAACTCACCCGCCTGCGGAGGCCGACCAGTATAAGGTGGTGATGCAATGCGGCGACTGAGAGACTACAAGCCTCTTCCTCGTCACATCAATAACTGCAGCGGTCTGAAATCGCATCACAAAGAGTCTACTTGAATTTCACAGGAATCTTGTACTGTAACGCAGGCCATACGGCCACCCCGATGGCTTGTTGATGGGCACTCTCCATTCCGGCACCGGGTGTGAGTTCGCGAGCCTAGACTCCCAAAATCATCTCACCGCCGCCGGTAATCCCCGCAACATTTCCCGTGCCACTAAGAATCGTACATGGTCCACGATAGCTCTCAAAAATATCACCAGAGCAGAAATACCGTGCAAAGACTCGATTCCCATCTGCGTCTGTGATTGTGCAGCGGCGTTCTCCCCTTCTGCATCCCTTGGCAAGGTTCACATCGAGAGTTTCCTGGCAAACGACCGAAGCCGCTTCCAGTGAGCCTTTGCCTCCATTAACAAACATCACCCCTGCGTAGACGCCAACCATATAGGACTGATCCTCTAGGGAAGGAGTCGAGTTCGCGCAAGCCATTCCAGCGAGCAAACGACCAGCAGGAGAATTCCGCGAGCGAGAGAACGATCAAATCTCCAATCTTTCGTTACGGCAACAGCTGGCCGAACTCGTCGAACGTTGCACCTCCAGGCGTCGTCCGGCGGCAGTTGTTGCTCAGCCATCACCAACAAAAGTATACGTCATGAACTGGTTCGATAGCAAAAAGTTAGGTAGCGGCACGAGTGTACTGGTGAAACAGAGAGAGGTCATGGAATTTGGATAGTATGGCAAGTGAGAGCCTAGCTTCAACGATGCTACCGGGTCGTGGCGAACGAAATGAACAAGACCATGAAGAGAACGAGACTGAACCACGGAGCGACCTTCTCGGCCCAGGTGCCATTGCTCGCCGCTAAAGAGGATATGAAAAAGTTTCGGAGGAAGAAGCTGTGAAGAAATAGTAACGAGACTCGCGGTCCAGCTCCAGATCAAACCTTACCGAGAAAACTTATCTGGAGGCAAGGGCGAAGAGCGGCTGTGCTAAACGAAGCGACGAGTTACACGAAGTGTGATTTTGGTTTGGAGCGGGCGATGGGATTTGAACCCACGACAACTTGCTTGGGAAGCAAGGACTCTACCACTGAGCTACGCCCGCTCACTGGAGATCTTATACAGGAACACCGGCTGACTGTCCAGCCACAGATAGGGATTTGATTTTTCGAGACATCTTTCCATCCATCGCTATTCAACCCGTTCCACCGTCGCAAACTTTCGTCGCCCGATTTTCAAACGATGCTGTTTGCCCTGGACAACCTCAAGCGTGGCATTGGCATCACTCTGTTTCTGTCCGTCGAGTTCGAGGCCACCTTGAATGATCAACCGGCGGGCCTCGCTCTTGCTGGGGACCAGTCCTGTCTTGGCTACGAGATCAACCAACCCAATGGCCTTTCCATCTCGCAGATCGTTTGCAGTCAGCTGCACTCGCACATCCGGTTCATCGGGAAACTCTTGTTTCTGGAACTTCTGCGCAAACTCCCCTCTTGCCTGCTTCCCAGCCTCTGCTCCGTGATACTGCGCCACAATCAACTCGGCAAGCGTCTGTTTGGCTTCCATCGGATGCAGTGACCGGGCATGATTGAGATCTTCCGTTGTCAGCAGCTCATAATATCGATACATCAGGGTGTCGCTGATCGACATGACCTTGCCGAACATCTCACCCGGCTTGTCTTCGAGTGCAATGTAGTTCCCGACGCTCTTGCTCATCTTCTTCACGCCGTCCGTGCCTTCGAGCAACGGCATGGTAATGACGACCTGTGACTCCTGACCGTAGTCTCGCTGCAACTCGCGTCCGACCAGAAGATTGAACTTCTGATCTGTCCCGCCCAGTTCCACATCCGCTTTCAGGGCAACGGAGTCATATCCCTGCACGAGCGGGTAGAGAAACTCATGGACACTGATGGGCTTCTGCTCATGGTACCGTTTGTGAAAATCGTCGCGTTCCATCATTCTGGCAACGCGATAATGCGCGGCCAGTTGGATCAATCCATCGGCAGTCATCGTTCCCATCCAGCGGCTATTGAATTCAATAGTGGTCTTCTCAGGATCGAGAATCTTGAAGATCTGACGTTGATAGGTCTTGGCATTCTCCTGAACCTGCTCCTTGGTGAGCGCCTTACGCGTCTCGGAGACGCCGGTCGGATCACCGATCATCCCCGTGAAATCCCCGATCAGGAAGATCACGTTATGCCCAAGATCTTGAAAGTGTTTCAATTTATGGATGAGGACGGTGTGCCCCAGATGCAGATCGGGCGCCGTCGGATCGAAGCCCGCCTTAATGCGTAACGGTCGTTTCTCCGAGAGGGATCGCTTCAGCTTGGCCTCGAGCTCGGTCTGCTGAATGACCTCGACCGCACCACGGAGAATGAGGTCGAGTTGTTGGGCTACATCTTTCATGACGTGAATCGCTCCGTCTCTCGTTGCGTCTCCCTGGTGGAGACCGTGACCAATGACTTGAGGCGATCAAATTTCTTGGCGCCGATCCCTTTGACGCTACGAAGATCTTCGACAGTCCGAAATCGTCCTGCCGATTCTCGATACGCAATCACCCGCTGCGCCAGCACGGCACCAATACCTGGCAACGCTTCCAGCTCATCGGCAGTCGCTTGATTGAGGTCGACCACCATCCGATCGTGCTGGCTGACCACCTTGACCGCTGCTACACGCTTCTCGCCACCTGCATGGTGACTGGAACTGTTCACTAGCTCCGTAGTTCGCTCCTGCGTAGAGGCAGCAAGCGATTGAATAGGCACATGACGCACCCATCCCAGCCACAATACCACTCCAATCGTGACGGCCAACATTCCCAATTTGAGGAGGAGAGACTTGATCATCCCTTCCCTGTCTTTCTCAGTTGATGAATGGCGGCCCCATCAAGATCTTCCATTGATTCCATCACACCTTCAGCCAGCGTGGGGTGGGCGTGGATGAGACGAGCGACTTGCGTAGCCGTCGCCCCAACCTGCATCGCCAACGCCGGTTCATGAATGAGGTCTGCTGCATGGGCCCCAAGCATATGCATACCGAGAATCCGATCAGTCTCGGCATCAGCAATGACTTTGTAGAATCCGGTCGTCTCGCCTGTCGCTTGAGCCTTCCCCAGAGCCCCATACCGAAACCGTCCGACCTTCACCGCCTGATTCGGATCCTTTCCGTTTTCCTCCGCACGTGCTCTGGCCTGTTGCTCGGTCAATCCCACACGTCCAATCTCCGGAAGTGTGAAGATACCGGCTGGGATGACGCTATAATCGATCGCCCGTTGGTGCCCCAAGATATTCTCAACTGCCACCAGCCCCTGCGCTGACGCGACATGGGCCAACATCGCCTTGCCGGTCACATCACCGATCGCATAGATGCCGGGAACATTCGTCTGCATGAACTCATCAACCAGCACTTCGCCACGACGCCCAAGCGCGACACCGACCTGTTCCAATCCAATCCCTTGGGAGTTGAATCCGCGTCCGACCGAGACCAAGAGCTTTTCGGTTGCTATCGTCGTCCCGTCTTTCAACGACAGCGCCAGCGACTCCGATGATCGCGCTGCCTTCTCCACCGTCGTGCCAGTCATCACTGTCACGCCCCGCTTTTTCAACTCACGCTCGATCGTGGACGAAATCTCCTCATCCTCCAATGGCAAGAGTCGCGGCATGAGTTCAAGAATGGTGACCTCTGTACCAAGACCACTGTACAACGCGGCAAACTCGCAACCCTCCACCCCACCACCAAGAATGGCAAGGCTGGCCGGGACTTGTGTCAAGTCCAGCATCTGCTGGCTGGTCACGATCTGCCGTCCATCGATGGGAAATTGGGGAAGATTCGGCCAAGAAGACCCGGTGGCAATCACCAGCGCATCCGCGTGAATCTCACGCTGCGCTCCATCCGGTAGTGTCACGGCTAAGGTGCCTGCATCTTTGATAGCCCCCAGCCCGACAACCTGTTCGATCCCCCAGCCTTTGAACAGCGTCGCGATCCCCTTCACCAGCGTGGCCACGACTTTATCTTTCCGAGCCACCATACGGGCAAGATCATAGGCCGCCGGTGCCTGGAGCATCAGCCCCAGATCCTCCGCTTTTTTGAGCTTGTCACCGAGCTCCACGACAGAGAGGAGCGACTTGCTGGGAATACAGCCCCAGTTGAGGCAGACCCCGCCGAGTTTTTCTCGCTCAATGACCGTAACCCGTGCCCCGAGCTGAGCCGCACGGATGGCTGCGACATAGCCGCCAGGGCCGGCACCAAGAATCGCGATGTGGGGTGAGGAGGTCATGGGATCAGATGCTTATCGTTGAGTGAGGCATCCCGATCCGGTCGGTCACCGTGCGCACCGATCCAGTTAGAAAACGGAGAAGAATCTGCCACCACACGACTAGTCACCAATGAATCAATCACACAATGATGCGGCGATCAAACGGACCAGCGGGTCAATGCTTCTGGCTGGCGAGAAAAGCCTCGTATTGCGCGGCCGTCATCAGTTGTTCAACTTCTCCGGGATTGCTCAGCTCAATGACAGCCATCCATCCCTTGCCATAGGGGTCCGAATTCACCACCTCAGGACGATCTTTCAGGTCCTGGTTGATCTTGGTGACCGTCCCGCTCACCGGCGTGTAGATCGTTGAAGTCGTTTTGGTCGACTCCACTTCCCCAATCTGTTGCCCAACTTTCACGATCGCCCCGACCTTCGGAAGGTCCAGAAAGACGATGTCGCCCAAGGCATCCTGCGCAAAATGGCTGATCCCCACCGTCGCCTGTTTGCCGTCAACTCGAACCCATTCATGTTCTTGGTGATACCGCAAATCGGATGGAATCATGTCGGCTCCATTCTTGAGATTCAGTATGAGAGGCTGAGGTTCAGACGAGGATACGCAACCGACTACTCAACCTCAACCTTGGCCTGGTCAATTCTTCAGGATGGTAGTGGGAGCGGCTGGCATTGTCAAGAAACGGGCCAGCCGTTATTGTATGGCCGGCCCGATCGTGATCTCTACTATCCGAAAATCTCCATACCGGGGAAGAAATACCCAACCTCAAACTGAGCGGTTTCCGGTGAGTCGGAACCATGCACGGCGTTGAATTCGATATTCGCCCCATGGGCTTTGCGAATGGTGCCTGCCTCGGCCTTGGCCGGATCCGTCGCGCCCATCAGCTCCCGGTTCCTCTTAATGGCATTCTCACCTTGCAGCACGATCACCACAGCCGGACCAGAAGACATGAAGGCACAGAGACTGCCGAAAAACGGCCGCGCCTTGTGCACCGCATAAAACCCTTCCGCCACGGCCTGAGACATGTGAATCATCTTGATGGCGATCGGCTTCAACCCTGCTTGTTCGTATCGGTGAATGATATCTCCGATGACATTCTTCTTGACGGCATCCGGCTTGACAATGGCCAACGTTCGTTCGTTCATGTTCGCTCAGACTCCTCCAAATTGTTAACAGATCCAATGAAATAGCGGGCACATTATAGGTGGGGGCTCTTCCGGCTTGCAAGCATGTTGCGCCTCGCAGGATGCTGAAATAGTCTGTCAACGGCGATCTCGCATCGCTCAGAGGCTCACCATATGCGGAGGGGGTACTGGTCGTACCTCATCGCATTCTCATACGGACTTGAGGCGACCGAATCCGTAGACCACCATCTTGAGCAACAACCATCCCTGCGCCGCACGTCGGATCGTGGCACTGCCGAAGGTCCGCGCTTCATATCGAACGGGAATCTCCACAATCTGCAGATTGAGTTTCGATGCCCCGAACAAGAGATCAAAATCCCCGAGGGGGTCGAACTCACCGAAGTATGGCCGATTGGCAGCCAGGCGCTCGTAGTCGCGGAGGAACAACACCTTTGTCCCACAAAGTGTGTCCTTGATTCGCTGATTGAGCAGCCAAGAGAACGCCACGCCAAACATCTTGTTCCCGAACAGCGTCAACAGGCGCATCGCCTGCCCCTCCTGGGGATAGATCAGCCGACAGCCGACGATACACTCGCCTTTTCCA
This portion of the Candidatus Nitrospira nitrosa genome encodes:
- the rpmB gene encoding 50S ribosomal protein L28 encodes the protein MALMCELCLKKPVSGNNVSHANNKTRRVFNPNIQTVRAVVGKSHKRIRVCTRCLRSGLVKKAV
- the ndk gene encoding nucleoside-diphosphate kinase, whose product is MNERTLAIVKPDAVKKNVIGDIIHRYEQAGLKPIAIKMIHMSQAVAEGFYAVHKARPFFGSLCAFMSSGPAVVIVLQGENAIKRNRELMGATDPAKAEAGTIRKAHGANIEFNAVHGSDSPETAQFEVGYFFPGMEIFG
- the tyrS gene encoding tyrosine--tRNA ligase, translating into MKDVAQQLDLILRGAVEVIQQTELEAKLKRSLSEKRPLRIKAGFDPTAPDLHLGHTVLIHKLKHFQDLGHNVIFLIGDFTGMIGDPTGVSETRKALTKEQVQENAKTYQRQIFKILDPEKTTIEFNSRWMGTMTADGLIQLAAHYRVARMMERDDFHKRYHEQKPISVHEFLYPLVQGYDSVALKADVELGGTDQKFNLLVGRELQRDYGQESQVVITMPLLEGTDGVKKMSKSVGNYIALEDKPGEMFGKVMSISDTLMYRYYELLTTEDLNHARSLHPMEAKQTLAELIVAQYHGAEAGKQARGEFAQKFQKQEFPDEPDVRVQLTANDLRDGKAIGLVDLVAKTGLVPSKSEARRLIIQGGLELDGQKQSDANATLEVVQGKQHRLKIGRRKFATVERVE
- the lpdA gene encoding dihydrolipoyl dehydrogenase — encoded protein: MTSSPHIAILGAGPGGYVAAIRAAQLGARVTVIEREKLGGVCLNWGCIPSKSLLSVVELGDKLKKAEDLGLMLQAPAAYDLARMVARKDKVVATLVKGIATLFKGWGIEQVVGLGAIKDAGTLAVTLPDGAQREIHADALVIATGSSWPNLPQFPIDGRQIVTSQQMLDLTQVPASLAILGGGVEGCEFAALYSGLGTEVTILELMPRLLPLEDEEISSTIERELKKRGVTVMTGTTVEKAARSSESLALSLKDGTTIATEKLLVSVGRGFNSQGIGLEQVGVALGRRGEVLVDEFMQTNVPGIYAIGDVTGKAMLAHVASAQGLVAVENILGHQRAIDYSVIPAGIFTLPEIGRVGLTEQQARARAEENGKDPNQAVKVGRFRYGALGKAQATGETTGFYKVIADAETDRILGMHMLGAHAADLIHEPALAMQVGATATQVARLIHAHPTLAEGVMESMEDLDGAAIHQLRKTGKG
- a CDS encoding ComEA family DNA-binding protein gives rise to the protein MIKSLLLKLGMLAVTIGVVLWLGWVRHVPIQSLAASTQERTTELVNSSSHHAGGEKRVAAVKVVSQHDRMVVDLNQATADELEALPGIGAVLAQRVIAYRESAGRFRTVEDLRSVKGIGAKKFDRLKSLVTVSTRETQRETERFTS
- the gcvH gene encoding glycine cleavage system protein GcvH, which codes for MIPSDLRYHQEHEWVRVDGKQATVGISHFAQDALGDIVFLDLPKVGAIVKVGQQIGEVESTKTTSTIYTPVSGTVTKINQDLKDRPEVVNSDPYGKGWMAVIELSNPGEVEQLMTAAQYEAFLASQKH